One part of the Salinimonas iocasae genome encodes these proteins:
- a CDS encoding TrkH family potassium uptake protein yields the protein MHYRAIVRILGLLVALFSVTMIPPALVSLLYQDGSGVPFIMAFILCVLTGTAMWYPNREHRQDLRAKEGFLIVALFWAVLASFGAIPFILLEQPSMTVTDAFFESFSGLTTTGATVIQGIEFLPHSIQFYRQQLQWFGGMGIIVLAVAILPILGVGGMQLYRAEMPGPVKDSKMTPRIADTAKHLWYIYLSLTIACTVSYWLAGMSWFDAICHAFSTVAIGGFSTHDASLGYFQSPTINVICSVFLLIAALNFSLHYTAATARSFKNYFQDPEFKAFFTIQATLILVCFLTLVLTGYYTSAEEALDQAMIQAVSIGTTAGFATTDFASWPTFLPILLIFASFIGGCAGSTGGGLKVIRVFLLYLQGKREIDRLIHPKAVYSVKLGERAMPDRVVEAVWGFFSAYAIVFVIIMLGMIASGLDNISAFTATAATLNNLGPGLGSVAANYSEVSDSGKWILVSAMLFGRLEVFSLLVLFSPTFWRS from the coding sequence ATGCACTATCGTGCGATTGTACGCATACTTGGATTACTGGTTGCACTGTTTAGTGTCACCATGATACCACCCGCTCTGGTCTCGCTGCTTTATCAGGACGGCAGCGGTGTACCATTTATCATGGCATTTATTCTGTGTGTGCTCACAGGCACGGCCATGTGGTATCCCAATCGCGAGCATCGTCAGGACTTGCGTGCAAAGGAAGGTTTTTTGATTGTAGCCTTGTTCTGGGCCGTACTAGCAAGCTTTGGTGCAATTCCCTTTATCCTGCTGGAACAGCCCAGCATGACGGTAACCGATGCGTTTTTTGAATCGTTTTCAGGACTGACCACCACCGGTGCCACGGTAATTCAGGGCATTGAGTTCTTACCTCACTCTATTCAGTTCTACCGGCAACAACTGCAGTGGTTTGGCGGGATGGGGATCATCGTATTGGCGGTCGCCATACTACCGATTTTGGGTGTGGGGGGAATGCAGTTATACCGCGCCGAAATGCCGGGTCCGGTGAAAGATTCTAAGATGACCCCGCGTATCGCAGATACAGCCAAACACCTGTGGTATATCTATCTATCCCTGACTATTGCCTGTACGGTCTCGTACTGGCTTGCTGGTATGAGTTGGTTTGATGCCATATGCCATGCTTTTTCCACCGTCGCCATTGGTGGATTCTCCACTCATGACGCCAGTTTGGGCTACTTTCAAAGCCCGACAATAAATGTAATTTGTTCTGTATTTTTGCTCATAGCTGCACTGAACTTCTCTTTGCATTACACGGCGGCTACTGCTCGTTCATTTAAAAACTACTTCCAGGATCCTGAGTTCAAGGCGTTTTTCACTATCCAGGCCACACTGATTCTGGTTTGCTTTTTAACGCTGGTGCTAACGGGCTATTACACCTCTGCAGAAGAGGCGCTCGATCAGGCAATGATTCAGGCGGTCTCTATCGGAACCACAGCAGGCTTTGCGACAACTGACTTTGCTTCCTGGCCCACATTTCTGCCTATTTTGCTTATCTTTGCCAGCTTCATCGGAGGGTGTGCAGGTTCTACCGGCGGCGGGCTTAAAGTTATTCGCGTCTTTCTGCTTTATCTGCAGGGCAAGCGGGAAATCGACCGCTTGATTCATCCCAAGGCTGTCTACTCCGTGAAGCTGGGTGAGCGTGCAATGCCAGACAGAGTCGTGGAAGCTGTATGGGGGTTTTTCTCCGCTTACGCCATTGTATTTGTCATTATCATGCTGGGCATGATAGCCAGCGGACTGGATAATATCTCGGCATTTACCGCAACTGCGGCAACGCTGAATAACCTCGGCCCCGGACTGGGCAGTGTTGCTGCCAATTACTCTGAAGTATCAGATTCAGGCAAATGGATTCTGGTTA